The Cyprinus carpio isolate SPL01 chromosome B17, ASM1834038v1, whole genome shotgun sequence genome has a window encoding:
- the ngb gene encoding neuroglobin — MEKLSEKDKGLIRDSWESLGKNKVPHGIVMFTRLFELDPALLTLFNYSTNCGDAPECLSSPEFLEHVTKVMLVIDAAVSHLDDLHTLEDFLLNLGRKHQAVGVKTQSFTVVGESLLYMLQSSLGPAYTTPLRQAWLNMYSIVVSAMTRGWAKNGEHKSN, encoded by the exons ATGGAGAAACTCTCTGAAAAAGATAAAGGTCTGATCCGGGACAGCTGGGAGAGTCTGGGGAAGAACAAGGTGCCACATGGAATTGTTATGTTCACGAG GTTATTTGAGCTGGATCCAGCTCTGCTTACTCTCTTCAACTACAGCACAAACTGTGGGGATGCACCTGAATGTCTCTCCAGTCCAGAGTTCCTCGAGCATGTCACCAAG GTGATGTTAGTGATCGATGCAGCTGTGAGCCATCTTGATGACCTACATACATTGGAGGACTTCTTGTTGAACCTGGGCAGGAAGCACCAGGCAGTTGGAGTGAAGACTCAGTCCTTTACT GTGGTTGGAGAGTCCCTGCTTTATATGCTTCAGTCCAGCCTGGGTCCAGCTTACACGACACCGCTGCGCCAGGCTTGGCTCAATATGTACAGCATCGTGGTATCAGCCATGACCAGAGGTTGGGCCAAGAATGGCGAACATAAGTCCAACTGA